A genomic stretch from Natronomonas gomsonensis includes:
- a CDS encoding GNAT family N-acetyltransferase, with protein MQFSDELEFSHRDRKDIYEYVERYGTADYDETRRALNMSPEAFGHHIAVLRRDGIVTRDEDELRIAFEDDSEETYVDDGLEVTIRAAREDDLTGLVGAIREALGDKTYIEGETVADVVESENVLLRHNELQKRMFFVATVHGDVVGWVHLNAPELEKLEHTAQLTVGVIDEYRGHGIGTKLLDHGVDWALDNGFEKLYNSVPSSNEAAIEFLEARGWETEAVRKKHYKIDDEYLDEVMMAKLLA; from the coding sequence ATGCAGTTCTCCGACGAGCTCGAATTCAGCCACCGGGACCGCAAGGACATCTACGAGTACGTCGAGCGGTACGGGACGGCCGACTACGACGAGACGCGTCGGGCACTGAACATGAGTCCGGAGGCGTTCGGTCACCACATCGCCGTCCTTCGGCGTGACGGCATCGTCACCAGAGATGAGGACGAACTCCGCATCGCTTTCGAGGACGACAGCGAGGAGACGTACGTCGACGACGGCCTCGAAGTCACCATCCGGGCAGCCCGCGAGGACGACCTAACCGGGTTGGTCGGCGCGATTCGGGAGGCGCTTGGCGATAAGACCTACATCGAGGGTGAGACGGTCGCCGACGTGGTCGAAAGCGAGAACGTCCTGTTGCGACACAACGAACTGCAAAAACGGATGTTCTTCGTCGCGACGGTCCACGGCGACGTGGTCGGATGGGTCCACCTCAACGCGCCGGAGTTGGAGAAACTCGAACACACTGCACAGTTGACCGTCGGCGTCATCGACGAGTACCGCGGCCACGGCATCGGGACGAAACTGCTCGACCACGGCGTCGACTGGGCGCTCGACAACGGCTTCGAGAAACTGTACAACAGCGTCCCCTCCTCGAACGAGGCGGCCATCGAGTTCCTCGAAGCCCGTGGCTGGGAGACCGAGGCCGTCCGGAAAAAGCACTACAAAATCGACGACGAGTATCTCGACGAAGTGATGATGGCGAAACTGCTGGCGTAA
- a CDS encoding electron transfer flavoprotein subunit beta/FixA family protein, whose protein sequence is MNTLVLTKGVPDFREGKVSFDEDGHLERGKTPTVMNPNDKFALRAALQTKVRHGGTVSLMSMGPPGYKEVLQEGMRDVYADELYLLSDREMGAADTWATAMTVATGIEKMEETPDLVFAGFKSADGETGHTGPQTNWCLDWPLVTHVIALDIDEEAGRLRAKRLVKGDVEEIETVEADLPAFVVTDPEFEPTYRKAKHRLKHKELREETQQRAENYEDIVTVWDHEDLNLDPDYIGLDGSPTIVSGVDPIPKAPSEREATTVTPDDEEGMRNVLEEMEPFAAGD, encoded by the coding sequence ATGAACACACTCGTGTTGACGAAAGGCGTTCCCGACTTCCGAGAGGGGAAGGTCTCCTTCGACGAGGACGGCCACCTCGAACGTGGGAAGACGCCGACGGTGATGAATCCGAACGACAAGTTCGCGCTCCGGGCGGCGCTACAGACGAAGGTCCGTCACGGCGGAACGGTTTCGTTGATGAGCATGGGTCCGCCCGGCTACAAGGAGGTCCTTCAGGAGGGAATGCGGGACGTCTACGCCGACGAGTTGTATCTGCTCTCCGACCGGGAGATGGGCGCGGCGGACACGTGGGCGACGGCGATGACCGTCGCGACCGGCATCGAAAAAATGGAGGAGACGCCGGATTTGGTGTTCGCGGGGTTCAAGAGTGCCGACGGGGAGACCGGCCACACCGGCCCACAGACGAACTGGTGTCTCGACTGGCCGCTTGTCACCCACGTCATTGCTCTGGACATCGACGAGGAGGCCGGCCGACTCCGAGCGAAGCGACTCGTCAAGGGAGACGTCGAGGAGATAGAGACCGTCGAGGCCGATCTCCCGGCGTTCGTCGTCACCGACCCGGAGTTCGAGCCGACCTATCGGAAGGCCAAACACCGGCTCAAACACAAGGAACTCCGCGAAGAGACCCAACAGCGCGCGGAGAACTACGAGGACATCGTGACGGTATGGGACCACGAGGACCTCAACCTCGACCCCGATTACATCGGACTCGACGGTTCGCCGACTATCGTCTCCGGCGTCGACCCGATTCCGAAGGCGCCCTCCGAGCGCGAGGCGACGACGGTCACGCCGGATGACGAGGAGGGAATGCGAAACGTACTCGAGGAGATGGAGCCGTTCGCGGCAGGTGACTGA
- the idsA3 gene encoding geranylfarnesyl diphosphate synthase — translation MSSSDRVESAIAERREIVNEAITEQLPVQKPERLYAASRYLLDAGGKRLRPTILLLTAEAISGVEPFDAEYREFPSPAGEEVDVLSAAVSIEVIQSFTLIHDDIMDDDDLRRGVPAVHREYDLETAILAGDTLYSKAFEYMLDTGAPAERSVEALDELATTCTEICEGQALDVDFENRGDVTTEEYLEMVEFKTAVLYAAAASIPAILLGSDDETVDALHGYGLDIGRAFQIQDDLLDLTVSSDTLGKQRGSDLIEGKRTIITLHARDQGIDVESLVPEDPTEAEIEAAVETLEDAGSIDFAREMAQDLVESGKERLEVLPDGESRRLLESIADYLVERGY, via the coding sequence ATGAGCTCATCAGACCGCGTCGAATCGGCGATTGCGGAGCGACGAGAAATCGTCAACGAGGCGATTACCGAGCAGTTGCCGGTCCAGAAACCCGAGCGACTGTACGCCGCCTCCCGCTACCTTCTGGACGCGGGCGGAAAGCGACTCCGACCGACTATCTTACTGCTCACTGCCGAGGCCATCTCCGGCGTGGAGCCGTTCGACGCCGAGTACCGCGAGTTCCCGTCGCCCGCCGGTGAGGAGGTTGACGTGCTCTCCGCGGCCGTATCCATCGAGGTCATCCAGTCGTTCACCCTCATCCACGACGACATCATGGACGACGACGACCTTCGGCGCGGTGTCCCCGCGGTCCACCGCGAGTACGACCTCGAAACCGCAATCCTCGCCGGGGACACGCTGTACTCGAAGGCTTTCGAATACATGCTCGACACCGGTGCACCGGCCGAGCGGAGCGTCGAGGCGCTCGACGAACTCGCCACCACCTGTACCGAAATCTGTGAGGGGCAGGCGCTGGACGTGGACTTCGAGAACCGCGGGGACGTGACGACAGAGGAGTACCTCGAGATGGTGGAGTTCAAAACCGCCGTCCTCTATGCGGCGGCGGCGTCAATACCCGCCATCCTGTTGGGTTCCGACGACGAGACTGTCGACGCGCTCCACGGCTACGGCCTCGACATCGGGCGTGCGTTCCAGATTCAGGACGACCTCCTCGATTTGACCGTCTCCAGCGACACGCTGGGCAAACAGCGCGGATCGGATCTCATCGAGGGGAAACGGACGATTATCACGCTGCACGCCCGCGACCAGGGCATCGACGTGGAGAGTCTCGTCCCCGAGGACCCGACCGAGGCCGAAATCGAAGCCGCCGTCGAGACGCTGGAAGACGCCGGCAGCATCGACTTCGCACGCGAGATGGCACAGGACCTCGTCGAGAGCGGCAAGGAGCGACTCGAAGTGCTTCCCGACGGTGAGTCCCGTCGACTGCTCGAATCCATCGCGGATTACCTCGTCGAGCGCGGGTACTAA
- a CDS encoding glutamate--tRNA ligase: MDDDLRERVEREAETAALFNALKHESDAQVGAIMGPMMGENPEFREHGDEIPGAIAPVIERVNGRSTEEQRERLEELAPELVEELDADDEEDDQPLPDLPNVEEYDEVRMRLAPNPNGPWHLGSARMPAVIGTYKEMYDGWMLCRFDDTDPETKRPDLDAYGEILDAIDYLGFDPNEVVKASDRVETYYEYARDLIDEGGAYTCSCSGEEFSELKNNAEACPHREKDAETTHEEFDAMIDGEYGAGEMVLRVRTDIEHKNPALRDWVAFRMVDTPHPREEAAEYRCWPMLDFQSGIDDHLFGITHIIRGIDLQDSAKRQAFVYDYFGWEYPEVLHWGHVQIDAYDVQMSTSTIKELVESGKLDGWDDPRAPTVASLRRRGIRGEAIVEAMAELGTSTSNVDLAMSSVYAKNRELIDDESDRAFFVRDGVEKTVLGAPEVGEPPVHPDHEDRGTRSIPVGGAVLVEPEDVPPNGKRIWLKGLGPVRHTRDAFEFTGEDLDIVREEGVDVVHWVPADENVPLRLRTMDGDEAGYAEPGLADYDPDDVVQFERIGFARVDEHAEEESVAYFGHP, from the coding sequence ATGGACGACGACCTCCGAGAGCGGGTCGAACGCGAGGCCGAGACGGCCGCGCTGTTCAACGCGCTCAAACACGAAAGCGACGCACAGGTCGGCGCGATAATGGGACCGATGATGGGTGAAAACCCGGAATTCCGCGAACACGGCGACGAGATTCCCGGCGCCATCGCACCCGTCATCGAGCGGGTCAACGGCCGCTCGACCGAGGAGCAACGCGAGCGACTCGAAGAACTGGCCCCCGAGTTAGTCGAAGAACTCGACGCCGACGACGAGGAGGACGACCAGCCGTTGCCGGACCTGCCGAACGTCGAGGAGTACGACGAAGTCAGGATGCGGCTGGCACCGAACCCGAACGGTCCGTGGCACCTCGGAAGCGCCCGAATGCCCGCCGTCATCGGGACGTACAAGGAGATGTACGACGGCTGGATGCTGTGTCGCTTCGACGACACCGACCCCGAAACGAAACGCCCGGACCTCGACGCCTACGGCGAGATTCTCGACGCCATCGACTATCTCGGCTTCGACCCCAACGAGGTCGTCAAGGCATCCGACCGCGTCGAGACCTACTACGAGTACGCTCGGGACCTCATCGACGAAGGGGGAGCCTACACGTGTAGCTGTAGCGGCGAGGAGTTCTCCGAATTGAAGAACAACGCCGAGGCCTGTCCCCACCGCGAGAAGGACGCCGAGACCACCCACGAGGAGTTCGATGCGATGATAGACGGCGAATACGGCGCCGGCGAGATGGTTCTCCGCGTTCGGACCGACATCGAACACAAGAACCCGGCGCTGCGCGACTGGGTCGCCTTCCGGATGGTCGACACGCCCCATCCACGGGAGGAGGCAGCGGAGTATCGCTGTTGGCCGATGTTGGACTTCCAGTCGGGTATCGACGACCACCTCTTCGGCATCACCCACATCATCCGCGGTATTGACCTACAGGACTCGGCGAAACGACAGGCGTTCGTCTACGACTACTTCGGCTGGGAGTACCCCGAGGTGCTCCACTGGGGACACGTTCAAATCGACGCCTACGACGTACAGATGTCGACATCGACCATCAAGGAACTCGTCGAGTCGGGCAAACTCGACGGCTGGGACGACCCCCGTGCGCCGACGGTCGCGAGTTTGCGGCGACGCGGCATCCGCGGTGAGGCCATCGTCGAAGCGATGGCGGAACTCGGCACGTCGACCTCGAACGTCGACCTCGCGATGTCGTCGGTGTACGCGAAGAATCGCGAGTTGATAGACGACGAATCCGACCGCGCCTTCTTCGTCCGCGACGGCGTCGAGAAGACCGTCCTCGGTGCTCCCGAAGTCGGTGAACCGCCGGTTCACCCCGACCACGAGGACCGCGGAACCCGGTCGATTCCGGTCGGCGGCGCCGTCCTCGTCGAACCGGAGGACGTGCCGCCGAACGGCAAGCGAATCTGGCTGAAGGGACTCGGCCCCGTCCGTCACACCCGCGACGCCTTCGAGTTCACCGGCGAAGACCTCGACATCGTCCGCGAGGAGGGCGTCGACGTGGTCCACTGGGTGCCCGCCGACGAGAACGTCCCGCTCCGTCTCCGGACGATGGACGGCGACGAGGCCGGCTACGCCGAACCCGGTCTCGCCGACTACGACCCGGACGATGTCGTCCAGTTCGAGCGCATCGGCTTCGCACGGGTGGACGAACATGCCGAGGAGGAGTCCGTCGCCTACTTCGGCCATCCCTGA
- a CDS encoding long-chain-fatty-acid--CoA ligase, producing MKREMRTTDFLDRAVDIYDDVTGVVAHDGSEYTYAEVNDRVNRLAHALEERGVEKGDRVALLAPNTHYFIETLYATNKLGGVFVPMNYRLTAGELEYILNDCAADVVIADYDFAEEVEPIREDVAADHFIGYEAGRIDGEWDDYEDQLSEQPTAEPDRPDIAEDDDASINYTSGTTGDPKGVVRTHRTEHWHALVLNQHMEIRDDDTYLWTLPMFHCNGWGHTYAITGTGGTHVCQRTFDAADTFRRIQEYDVSFLCGAPTVLNNLIQFHEDNDGDVVTTGDRDVRIATAGSAPATATIETVEDEFGWRIIHIYGLTETAPIITTSNSPRRLAERGRDLKVKQGSETLCTDVRVVDEDGNDVPRDGTTIGEIVVNGNQVMDRYLNKPEATEQAFSDRIEGYFHTGDLATIDEDGMVAIQDRRKDIIISGGENISSIEVEDALYDHEDVMKAAVIPVPSEKWGETPKAIVVERPGADLAEDGLIDFVKERLANYKAPTSVDFVDDFPETATGKVQKYELRERYWDDEERRVGQE from the coding sequence ATGAAGCGAGAGATGCGCACCACGGACTTCCTCGACCGGGCCGTCGATATCTACGACGACGTGACTGGAGTCGTCGCTCACGACGGGAGCGAATACACCTACGCGGAGGTCAACGACCGCGTCAACCGGTTGGCCCACGCCCTCGAGGAGCGCGGGGTCGAAAAGGGCGACCGCGTGGCGCTTTTGGCGCCGAACACCCACTACTTCATCGAGACGCTCTACGCGACGAACAAACTCGGCGGCGTCTTCGTCCCGATGAACTACCGGCTGACCGCCGGCGAACTGGAGTACATCCTCAACGACTGTGCGGCCGACGTCGTCATCGCGGATTACGACTTCGCCGAGGAGGTCGAACCCATCCGTGAGGACGTAGCCGCCGACCACTTCATCGGCTACGAGGCCGGCCGCATCGACGGGGAGTGGGACGACTACGAGGACCAACTCTCGGAGCAACCGACCGCCGAACCCGACCGCCCGGACATCGCCGAGGACGACGACGCGAGCATCAACTACACCTCGGGGACGACAGGCGACCCGAAGGGCGTCGTTCGGACCCACCGGACCGAACACTGGCATGCACTGGTCCTCAACCAGCACATGGAGATTCGCGACGACGACACCTACCTGTGGACGCTGCCGATGTTCCACTGCAACGGCTGGGGCCACACCTACGCAATCACGGGTACCGGCGGGACCCACGTCTGCCAGCGCACCTTCGACGCCGCCGACACCTTCCGGCGCATCCAGGAGTACGACGTTAGCTTCCTCTGTGGGGCGCCGACGGTGCTGAACAACCTCATCCAGTTTCACGAGGACAACGACGGGGATGTCGTGACGACCGGCGACCGCGACGTGCGCATCGCGACGGCCGGGAGCGCCCCCGCGACGGCGACCATAGAGACCGTCGAAGATGAGTTCGGCTGGCGCATCATCCACATCTACGGCCTCACCGAGACCGCGCCCATCATCACGACCAGCAACTCGCCCCGACGGCTGGCCGAACGCGGTCGTGACCTGAAGGTCAAACAGGGCTCGGAGACACTCTGTACCGATGTTCGGGTCGTCGACGAGGACGGCAACGACGTCCCCCGAGACGGGACGACCATCGGCGAAATCGTCGTCAACGGCAACCAGGTCATGGACCGCTATCTCAACAAGCCCGAAGCGACGGAGCAGGCGTTCAGCGACCGAATCGAGGGGTATTTCCACACCGGCGACCTCGCGACCATCGACGAGGACGGCATGGTCGCCATCCAGGACCGCCGCAAGGACATAATCATCTCCGGCGGCGAGAACATCTCCTCCATCGAAGTCGAGGACGCCCTCTACGACCACGAGGACGTGATGAAGGCCGCCGTCATCCCCGTTCCCAGCGAGAAGTGGGGCGAGACGCCGAAGGCCATCGTCGTCGAACGACCCGGAGCCGACCTAGCCGAAGACGGGCTCATCGATTTCGTCAAGGAGCGGTTGGCGAACTACAAGGCGCCGACCAGCGTCGATTTCGTCGACGACTTCCCGGAGACGGCGACCGGCAAGGTCCAGAAGTACGAACTCCGAGAGCGGTACTGGGACGACGAGGAGCGTCGGGTCGGCCAGGAGTAG
- the arsN2 gene encoding arsenic resistance N-acetyltransferase ArsN2, giving the protein MSESSLRLRGADFEALEYVETLLAAADLPVEDVRSNPEWFYVAFDGDDRVGIGGIEPAGDDALLRSVVVEECVRGRGYGGALRAALDAKARSDGVDTLYLLTTTAADFFAEGGYAVIDREEAPDAVRETREFAEFCPSTATCMKKSL; this is encoded by the coding sequence ATGAGCGAGAGTAGTCTCCGACTTCGGGGCGCCGACTTCGAGGCACTCGAGTACGTCGAAACCCTGCTGGCAGCGGCGGACCTCCCTGTCGAGGACGTTCGGTCGAACCCGGAGTGGTTCTACGTCGCTTTCGACGGCGACGACCGAGTCGGAATCGGCGGCATCGAACCCGCCGGTGACGACGCCCTCCTTCGGTCGGTCGTCGTCGAAGAGTGCGTTCGAGGACGGGGCTACGGCGGAGCGCTTCGGGCGGCGCTGGATGCAAAAGCCCGTTCCGACGGCGTCGACACGCTGTACCTGCTTACGACGACCGCCGCTGATTTCTTCGCCGAGGGAGGTTACGCGGTCATCGACCGCGAAGAGGCTCCCGATGCTGTCCGAGAGACCCGCGAATTCGCGGAGTTCTGTCCGTCGACGGCCACCTGCATGAAGAAGTCGCTGTAG
- a CDS encoding electron transfer flavoprotein subunit alpha/FixB family protein, with translation MVSVDPTEHEIAELGPKIKDIEDLDELEEMLELEEDGEDRDPVKTLIEGRIEKLSADDEEPDPSEADLTELTVADIANLVRGIEDVDVLEDILERERDGKERKSAISQIENRIEDLTQADDGEEAEVEYVPPEEKYPELDHPTSEKRWVEGTVDGDYRDMWVYCETQQGELLDASKEILGKASELMADYNEEYDEEEVVVAVLIGDGVSELAEEAVSYGADRVVYQEDERLGRFRHKPYTEIFCSMCRDSDFEWRDYHEPRYTVFPATNNGRDLSALVQAELDSGLASDCSDLYIDSATISNPAKTGTPGDNKVFERVLHMPRPDFSGFEYSTILCIDKPHRDFHPQGASVIPGTFDLPDPDPEREGEIVEHELELPEEWFQVEVTDYDQLEGGVDLTGNEVVVALGRGIGENPTKGMELGLELTDAFEEADLGLSRGVITASYQFDGHVEDYVAEERQIGESGQVVEPDLYIAAGISGAVQHKVGMDESDTIVAINTDPDADIRGFSDYYIEGDLFEVLPRLTEALKEGEFSRAVAEVSDD, from the coding sequence ATGGTATCCGTAGACCCAACCGAACACGAAATCGCGGAGTTGGGACCGAAAATCAAGGACATCGAGGACCTCGACGAGTTAGAGGAGATGCTCGAACTCGAAGAGGACGGGGAGGACCGCGACCCGGTAAAGACGCTTATCGAGGGACGAATCGAGAAGCTCTCGGCGGACGACGAGGAACCCGACCCGAGCGAGGCGGATTTGACCGAACTGACCGTCGCGGACATCGCGAACCTCGTTCGAGGCATCGAAGACGTCGACGTTCTCGAGGACATCTTGGAGCGCGAACGCGACGGGAAGGAACGGAAATCCGCCATCTCTCAAATCGAGAATCGAATCGAGGACCTGACACAGGCCGACGACGGCGAGGAGGCGGAAGTCGAGTACGTCCCGCCGGAGGAGAAGTACCCCGAACTCGACCATCCGACCTCCGAGAAGCGGTGGGTCGAGGGAACGGTCGACGGCGACTACCGAGATATGTGGGTGTACTGTGAGACCCAACAGGGCGAGTTGCTAGACGCCTCCAAGGAGATTCTCGGAAAGGCCAGCGAACTGATGGCCGACTACAACGAGGAGTACGACGAAGAGGAGGTAGTCGTCGCGGTGCTCATCGGCGACGGCGTCTCGGAGTTGGCCGAAGAGGCCGTCTCCTACGGCGCCGACCGCGTCGTCTATCAAGAGGACGAACGTCTCGGACGGTTCCGACACAAGCCCTACACCGAGATTTTCTGTTCGATGTGTCGGGACAGCGACTTCGAGTGGCGCGATTACCACGAACCGCGGTACACCGTCTTCCCGGCGACGAACAACGGCCGTGACCTCTCGGCGTTGGTACAGGCGGAACTCGATTCGGGGCTGGCGTCGGACTGTTCGGACCTCTACATCGATTCGGCCACCATCTCGAACCCCGCGAAGACGGGGACGCCGGGCGACAACAAGGTGTTCGAGCGAGTCCTTCACATGCCGCGACCGGACTTCTCGGGCTTCGAGTACTCGACGATTCTCTGTATCGACAAACCCCACCGGGACTTCCACCCACAGGGTGCGAGCGTCATTCCCGGAACGTTCGATTTGCCCGACCCGGACCCGGAACGCGAGGGCGAAATCGTCGAACACGAACTCGAGTTGCCCGAGGAGTGGTTCCAAGTCGAGGTGACCGACTACGACCAACTCGAAGGTGGCGTCGATTTGACGGGCAACGAAGTCGTCGTCGCGCTCGGCCGTGGCATCGGCGAGAACCCGACGAAGGGAATGGAGTTGGGTCTCGAACTCACCGACGCCTTCGAGGAGGCCGACCTCGGTCTCTCCCGGGGCGTCATCACGGCCTCCTATCAGTTCGACGGCCACGTCGAGGACTACGTCGCCGAGGAGCGGCAAATCGGCGAGTCCGGACAGGTCGTCGAACCCGACCTCTACATCGCCGCCGGCATCTCCGGGGCAGTCCAGCACAAGGTCGGCATGGACGAGTCCGACACCATCGTGGCCATCAACACTGACCCCGACGCCGACATCCGTGGGTTCTCCGATTACTACATCGAGGGCGACCTCTTCGAGGTGTTACCGCGGCTGACGGAGGCGCTGAAGGAAGGCGAGTTCTCCCGTGCGGTCGCGGAGGTGAGCGATGACTGA
- a CDS encoding DUF456 domain-containing protein, with protein MLPVDPLYVALALLVAAVVASFVPFVPGGALSIAGVGYYWYATGEPSLLVVALLVSVGLLTLVVDWLAGALSARYGGASLRTTAIAAVAGFLLLFVLGPLGVVVGVGGTVFAAEYYRHGDVERGLRTAAYATVGMLASSVMQALLSGVVLVGFLLAVFV; from the coding sequence GTGCTCCCCGTCGACCCGCTGTACGTCGCCCTCGCGTTGCTCGTCGCGGCCGTCGTCGCCAGTTTCGTCCCCTTCGTCCCTGGCGGTGCGCTCTCCATCGCCGGCGTCGGCTACTACTGGTATGCCACCGGCGAACCGAGTCTATTGGTCGTCGCACTTCTCGTCTCGGTCGGCCTGTTGACGCTCGTCGTCGACTGGCTTGCGGGGGCGCTGTCGGCCCGATATGGCGGCGCCTCACTTCGGACGACGGCCATCGCCGCTGTCGCTGGGTTCCTGTTGTTGTTCGTCCTCGGCCCGCTCGGCGTCGTCGTGGGCGTCGGCGGCACCGTCTTCGCCGCCGAGTACTATCGCCACGGCGATGTCGAACGGGGGCTTCGAACGGCGGCGTACGCGACGGTCGGGATGCTCGCCTCGTCGGTGATGCAGGCGCTGTTGTCCGGGGTCGTGTTGGTCGGATTTCTCCTCGCTGTGTTCGTCTGA
- a CDS encoding FAD-dependent monooxygenase: protein MTDDYEHFEAVVVGAGPGGAAAAATLAEQGVETLVLERGVDAGSKNVSGGLIYAEESAPYTIDSIFDGFREAASERPISEYYIHNLAGEKVKTFDLSEVHHNDTEWCDSVLRRQMDSWLAERVHEKCRDTGGGLLTEVRVNGLLREDGEIVGVTCDEIDPITADVIIAADGVNSELARDAGLMDWEEPDEWFQGVKAVVDMDPGAVNERFGVESDDGVAHLFSGDLFEGVRGGGFLYTNEDSLSIGTVFHLDSLTEEEAEPHELLDSLLTHPLLDQWFDGEYQEREYSAKLVPDSKKAANPSPHRGRLLLVGDAAGQMQAQGPIIKGMNHAVTAGGLAAEAFAEAKSRGNPDSAGDLYEKKLVDEGVMAKLRPQRYRMTRTLSESDLVTKVAGGVLNSAVGRAGVKLFDGTIERAFNSPFLLGMIPDTRTSYVTIPRVVGEVLGEEIDAENTIEPPELDDRIGELTYDVGDPHIELVDNSFAASGAAVAACPVSAKDFGGGCYREETVKTNGSEEKVVSLDTQPCVECGTCAVVADTDWEHPAGGKGVEFRDG from the coding sequence ATGACTGACGACTACGAACACTTCGAGGCGGTCGTCGTCGGTGCCGGCCCCGGCGGGGCGGCGGCAGCGGCGACGCTGGCCGAACAGGGCGTCGAAACGCTCGTCCTCGAACGCGGCGTCGACGCCGGGTCAAAGAACGTCTCGGGCGGCCTCATCTACGCCGAGGAATCGGCGCCCTACACCATCGACAGTATCTTCGATGGGTTCCGCGAGGCGGCTTCCGAACGGCCCATCTCGGAGTACTACATCCACAACCTCGCCGGCGAGAAGGTCAAGACGTTCGACCTCTCGGAGGTCCACCACAACGATACCGAGTGGTGTGATTCGGTACTCCGACGACAGATGGACTCGTGGCTTGCCGAGCGCGTCCACGAGAAGTGCCGAGACACCGGTGGTGGACTGTTAACCGAAGTGCGGGTCAACGGGCTACTCCGTGAGGACGGGGAGATAGTCGGCGTCACCTGCGACGAAATCGACCCGATTACGGCCGACGTCATCATCGCCGCCGACGGCGTCAACTCCGAGTTGGCACGCGACGCCGGGTTGATGGATTGGGAGGAACCCGACGAGTGGTTCCAGGGCGTCAAGGCCGTCGTGGATATGGACCCCGGAGCCGTCAACGAGCGGTTCGGTGTCGAATCGGACGACGGCGTCGCCCACCTGTTTTCGGGGGACCTCTTCGAGGGCGTCCGCGGCGGCGGCTTCCTCTATACGAACGAGGATTCGCTGTCCATCGGGACGGTGTTCCATCTCGATTCGCTAACCGAAGAGGAGGCCGAACCGCACGAACTGCTCGATTCGCTGCTCACCCATCCGCTGTTGGACCAGTGGTTCGACGGCGAGTACCAAGAGCGGGAATACTCGGCGAAACTGGTCCCCGACTCGAAGAAGGCGGCCAACCCCTCGCCACATCGGGGCCGGCTACTGCTCGTCGGCGACGCCGCCGGACAGATGCAGGCACAGGGACCGATAATCAAGGGGATGAACCACGCGGTCACCGCCGGCGGACTGGCCGCCGAAGCGTTCGCGGAGGCGAAATCCCGTGGCAACCCCGACAGTGCGGGCGATCTCTACGAGAAGAAACTCGTCGACGAGGGCGTGATGGCCAAACTCCGCCCCCAGCGGTACCGGATGACCCGAACCCTCTCGGAGAGCGACCTGGTGACGAAAGTAGCCGGCGGAGTCCTCAACTCGGCGGTCGGCCGGGCCGGCGTGAAACTCTTCGACGGAACCATCGAGCGGGCGTTCAACTCCCCGTTCCTGCTGGGGATGATACCCGACACCCGGACCTCATACGTGACGATTCCACGAGTCGTCGGTGAGGTACTTGGCGAGGAAATCGACGCCGAAAACACCATCGAACCGCCGGAACTCGACGACCGAATCGGCGAGTTGACTTACGACGTTGGGGACCCCCACATCGAGTTGGTCGACAACAGTTTCGCAGCCAGCGGCGCCGCCGTGGCCGCCTGTCCGGTCAGCGCGAAGGACTTCGGCGGCGGCTGTTACCGCGAAGAGACCGTCAAGACCAACGGCAGCGAGGAGAAGGTCGTCAGCCTCGACACCCAACCTTGCGTCGAGTGCGGCACCTGTGCGGTCGTCGCCGACACCGACTGGGAACACCCGGCCGGTGGCAAGGGCGTGGAGTTCAGGGACGGGTAG
- a CDS encoding 4Fe-4S dicluster domain-containing protein: MAIDPNFEQNRENEGQEHGVDVWGPTDPPEQLGIRGTHVAVDFDICIADGACLEDCPVDVFEWVDSPDHPESEIKANPTNEDQCIDCMLCVDVCPVDAIDVDPGRAGRT; the protein is encoded by the coding sequence ATGGCCATCGACCCGAACTTCGAGCAAAACCGCGAAAACGAGGGGCAGGAACACGGCGTCGACGTGTGGGGGCCGACCGACCCACCTGAGCAGTTGGGGATTCGGGGCACGCATGTCGCTGTCGATTTCGACATCTGCATCGCCGACGGCGCCTGCCTCGAAGACTGCCCGGTCGACGTCTTCGAGTGGGTTGACTCACCGGACCACCCCGAAAGCGAAATCAAGGCCAACCCGACCAACGAGGACCAGTGTATCGATTGTATGCTGTGTGTTGATGTCTGTCCCGTCGACGCCATCGACGTCGACCCCGGTCGTGCAGGCCGGACCTAA